In the Acidovorax sp. A79 genome, one interval contains:
- a CDS encoding acyl-CoA thioesterase codes for MARIVFDLPAHFGFATEMQIYISHVNQGGHLDNAQLLSLVSEARVRFFQSLGYPEADVGGLSIVVGDIVAQYKSEGFHGETMRVEMAPADFNRYGFDLVFCMTEKTSGREVARGKIGIVFIGKAGRKVAPIPDSIRQLLLARVGTPDSHALSERVSSPSS; via the coding sequence ATGGCCCGCATCGTCTTCGACCTTCCCGCGCACTTCGGTTTCGCCACCGAAATGCAGATCTACATCAGCCACGTCAACCAGGGCGGGCACCTGGACAACGCGCAGCTGCTGAGCCTCGTGTCCGAGGCCCGGGTGCGGTTTTTCCAGTCACTCGGCTACCCCGAGGCCGACGTGGGCGGGCTGTCCATCGTGGTCGGAGACATCGTGGCGCAGTACAAGTCCGAGGGGTTCCACGGGGAGACCATGCGCGTGGAGATGGCGCCTGCGGACTTCAACCGCTATGGGTTCGACCTGGTCTTTTGCATGACCGAGAAGACCTCGGGCCGCGAGGTGGCGCGCGGCAAGATCGGCATCGTTTTCATCGGCAAGGCCGGCCGCAAGGTGGCGCCGATCCCGGACTCCATCCGCCAGTTGCTGCTGGCCCGTGTCGGCACGCCGGATTCACACGCACTTTCCGAGCGCGTATCCTCACCATCGTCATGA
- a CDS encoding RNA polymerase factor sigma-54 has translation MKPGLSLRVSQHLALTPQLQQSIRLLQLSTLELSQEVEQMLDENPFLERNADEAPREEFGLEAADTPAQADDYSADDAIFSGATSASSTSAEAQNDAETPSAGTDEPDWSGDGTVEMAPNDAEWGGDAPARNRNDAEGDEADATELARTHESLTAFLHRQALALRLSEIDRAALRFLIESLNDDGYLEDPLEELAISLAGPDDLEQIEELVHRFTVAQRLLQSLEPVGVGARGLAECLTLQLKALAADEDSDIDPDTVQTALRVCQQPLEMLARRDVRRLTQACGDSEERTRAAMALIARLEPRPGRRFADVERNIIIPDVIVRKAGRANGRDGQHNFIVQLNPDVMPRLRVHDIYAGALRGHKGGEGHQGMQQRLQEARWFIKNIQQRFDTILRVSRAIVERQKNFFTHGELAMRPLVLRDIADELGLHESTISRVTTAKYMATPIGTYELKYFFGSGLGTETGGNASSTAVRALIKQFVAAESPTKPLSDSQIAEMLKEQGIECARRTVAKYREALKIAPANLRKAL, from the coding sequence ATGAAACCTGGACTCTCGCTGCGCGTCTCGCAGCATCTTGCATTGACCCCCCAGCTTCAGCAGTCCATCCGGCTGCTGCAGTTGTCCACGCTTGAACTCTCGCAGGAAGTCGAGCAGATGCTCGACGAAAACCCGTTCCTCGAACGCAACGCCGACGAGGCGCCGCGCGAGGAGTTTGGCCTGGAAGCCGCCGATACGCCGGCCCAGGCCGACGACTACAGCGCGGATGATGCTATTTTTTCAGGAGCTACCAGCGCAAGCAGTACCAGCGCTGAGGCTCAAAATGATGCTGAAACACCGAGCGCGGGCACCGACGAGCCCGACTGGAGCGGCGACGGCACGGTGGAGATGGCGCCCAACGACGCCGAGTGGGGCGGCGACGCCCCCGCCCGCAACCGCAACGACGCCGAAGGCGACGAGGCCGACGCCACCGAGCTGGCCCGCACGCACGAATCGCTGACCGCCTTTTTGCACCGACAGGCGCTGGCGCTGCGCCTGTCCGAGATCGACCGCGCCGCGCTGCGCTTCCTGATCGAATCGCTCAACGACGACGGCTACCTGGAGGATCCGCTCGAAGAGCTGGCCATCAGCCTGGCCGGGCCCGACGACCTGGAGCAGATCGAGGAGCTGGTGCACCGCTTCACCGTGGCACAGCGGCTGCTCCAGAGCCTGGAGCCCGTGGGCGTGGGCGCGCGCGGCCTGGCCGAGTGCCTGACGCTGCAGCTCAAGGCGCTGGCCGCCGACGAGGACAGCGACATCGACCCCGACACCGTGCAGACCGCGCTGCGCGTGTGCCAGCAGCCGCTGGAGATGCTGGCGCGGCGCGACGTGCGCCGCCTCACGCAGGCCTGCGGCGACAGCGAGGAGCGCACCCGCGCCGCCATGGCGCTGATCGCCCGGCTGGAGCCGCGCCCGGGGCGCCGCTTCGCCGACGTGGAGCGCAACATCATCATCCCCGACGTGATCGTGCGCAAGGCCGGGCGCGCCAATGGCCGCGACGGGCAGCACAACTTCATCGTGCAGCTCAACCCCGACGTGATGCCGCGCCTGCGCGTGCACGACATCTATGCCGGCGCCCTGCGCGGCCACAAGGGCGGCGAGGGCCACCAGGGCATGCAGCAGCGCCTGCAGGAGGCGCGCTGGTTCATCAAGAACATCCAGCAGCGCTTCGACACCATCCTGCGCGTCTCGCGCGCCATCGTGGAGCGGCAGAAGAACTTCTTCACCCACGGCGAACTCGCGATGCGCCCGCTGGTGCTGCGCGACATCGCCGACGAGCTGGGCCTGCACGAGTCCACCATCAGCCGCGTGACCACGGCCAAGTACATGGCCACGCCCATCGGCACCTACGAGCTCAAGTACTTCTTCGGCTCGGGCCTGGGCACCGAGACCGGCGGCAATGCGTCGAGCACCGCCGTGCGCGCCCTCATCAAGCAATTCGTGGCCGCCGAGAGCCCGACCAAGCCGCTGTCCGACAGCCAGATCGCCGAGATGCTCAAGGAGCAGGGCATCGAGTGCGCGCGCCGCACCGTCGCCAAGTACCGCGAGGCGCTCAAGATCGCGCCGGCGAATCTGCGCAAGGCGCTGTAG
- a CDS encoding thiol:disulfide interchange protein DsbA/DsbL, producing the protein MKRREFSLSAASAVAASALTLPVATPALAQARQFKEGKDFKRLDKPVAPDAPAGKVDVIEFFWYSCPHCHAFEPTLDAWVKSAPKDMSIRRMPVAFNASFVPQQKLYYTLEGMGKLDALHAKVFRAIHVEKQKLAKDDEILAWVTQQGVDAAKFKEVYGSFTVSNQVRRASQLQDAYGVEGVPSMGVAGKYYTDGTMAGNMQNVLQVVEHLAATAKKG; encoded by the coding sequence ATGAAACGCCGTGAGTTTTCTTTGTCCGCCGCCTCGGCGGTTGCCGCTTCCGCCCTGACGCTGCCAGTGGCCACCCCCGCGCTGGCCCAGGCCCGCCAGTTCAAGGAGGGCAAGGACTTCAAGCGGCTGGACAAGCCCGTGGCGCCCGATGCGCCCGCCGGCAAGGTCGATGTGATCGAATTCTTCTGGTACAGCTGCCCTCACTGCCACGCCTTCGAGCCCACGCTCGACGCATGGGTGAAGAGCGCCCCCAAGGACATGAGCATCCGCCGCATGCCCGTGGCCTTCAATGCCAGCTTCGTGCCGCAGCAAAAGCTCTACTACACGCTCGAAGGCATGGGCAAGCTCGACGCGCTGCACGCCAAGGTGTTCCGCGCCATCCATGTGGAAAAGCAGAAGCTGGCCAAGGACGACGAAATCCTGGCCTGGGTGACCCAGCAGGGGGTCGATGCCGCCAAGTTCAAGGAGGTCTACGGCTCCTTCACCGTGTCCAACCAGGTGCGCCGTGCGTCGCAACTGCAGGACGCGTATGGCGTGGAAGGCGTGCCTTCCATGGGCGTGGCCGGCAAGTACTACACCGATGGCACCATGGCCGGCAACATGCAGAACGTGCTGCAGGTGGTGGAGCACCTGGCCGCCACGGCGAAAAAGGGGTGA
- the lptB gene encoding LPS export ABC transporter ATP-binding protein, whose protein sequence is MSAQPVSPGPDTQAGSRLEVQHLAKSYGSRKVVKDVSLVVQKGEVVGLLGPNGAGKTTSFYMIVGLVRSDAGDIRIDGHSVAHMPIHRRSRLGLSYLPQEASIFRKLTVEENVRAVLELQRADDDGKPLSREAIEERLTALLQELRVDHLRASPAMALSGGERRRVEIARALATQPRFILLDEPFAGIDPIAVIEIQRIIGFLKARGIGVLITDHNVRETLGICDHAFIISDGQVLAQGTPSEIVDNAEVRRVYLGEHFRM, encoded by the coding sequence GTGAGCGCGCAGCCCGTCAGCCCCGGTCCTGACACCCAGGCGGGCAGCCGCCTGGAGGTGCAGCACCTGGCCAAGTCGTATGGCAGCCGCAAGGTCGTCAAGGATGTGTCGCTGGTCGTGCAAAAGGGCGAGGTCGTCGGGCTGCTCGGCCCCAACGGCGCGGGCAAGACCACCTCGTTCTACATGATCGTGGGCCTGGTGCGCAGCGACGCGGGCGACATCCGCATCGACGGCCATTCGGTGGCCCACATGCCCATCCACCGCCGCTCGCGGCTGGGGCTGTCCTACCTGCCGCAGGAAGCCTCCATCTTCCGCAAGCTCACGGTCGAAGAGAACGTGCGCGCGGTGCTGGAGCTGCAGCGCGCGGACGACGACGGCAAGCCGCTGTCGCGCGAGGCCATCGAAGAGCGTCTCACGGCCTTGCTGCAGGAGCTGCGCGTGGACCATCTGCGGGCCTCGCCCGCCATGGCCCTGTCGGGCGGCGAGCGCCGCCGCGTCGAGATCGCCCGCGCGCTGGCCACGCAGCCGCGCTTCATCCTGCTGGACGAGCCCTTTGCGGGCATCGACCCCATCGCCGTGATCGAGATACAGCGCATCATTGGCTTCCTCAAGGCGCGCGGCATCGGCGTGCTCATCACCGACCACAACGTGCGCGAGACGCTGGGCATCTGCGACCACGCCTTCATCATCAGCGATGGCCAGGTGCTGGCCCAGGGCACGCCGTCCGAGATCGTGGACAACGCCGAAGTGCGCCGGGTGTACCTGGGCGAACATTTCCGCATGTAG
- the lptA gene encoding lipopolysaccharide transport periplasmic protein LptA: MNYRILPHLLLVALACHLGAAHAEKADRAKPMNIEADALRHDELKQTSVFSGRVVMTKGSIVLRGARLDVRQDADGYQYGVVTAEAGKRAFFRQKRDTVAGAPDEFIEGESEVIEYDGKADNVRFITRAELRRYRGAVLSDEITGAVIVYNNLTDVFTVDGKRTPATNAAGDAPAPGSRVRAVLAPKDPPAGTAAPEAAPPASAPVLRPSNSLGGGSK; encoded by the coding sequence ATGAACTACCGCATCCTCCCCCACCTCCTGCTTGTCGCCCTGGCCTGCCATCTGGGCGCGGCGCACGCCGAAAAGGCCGACCGCGCCAAGCCCATGAACATCGAGGCCGACGCCTTGCGACACGATGAGCTCAAGCAGACCAGCGTGTTCTCGGGCCGCGTGGTCATGACCAAGGGCTCCATCGTGCTGCGCGGCGCGCGGCTGGACGTGCGCCAGGACGCCGACGGCTACCAGTACGGCGTGGTCACGGCCGAGGCGGGCAAGCGGGCCTTCTTCCGCCAGAAGCGCGATACCGTGGCCGGCGCGCCGGACGAGTTCATCGAAGGCGAGAGCGAAGTCATCGAGTACGACGGCAAGGCCGACAACGTGCGCTTCATCACCCGCGCCGAACTGCGCCGCTACCGCGGGGCGGTCCTCAGCGACGAGATCACCGGCGCCGTGATCGTCTACAACAACCTCACCGATGTGTTCACCGTGGACGGCAAGCGCACCCCCGCGACCAATGCGGCGGGCGATGCGCCCGCGCCCGGCAGCCGGGTGCGTGCGGTGCTCGCGCCCAAGGACCCGCCCGCCGGTACCGCCGCGCCGGAGGCCGCGCCCCCGGCATCGGCGCCGGTGCTGCGCCCCAGCAACAGCCTTGGCGGCGGCTCCAAGTGA